GGACTGCCCAGGGAAGTTCCACCTCCAGGACTGAACAAAGTCTGAGAACCATCTGCTTCCTAGTGGGGTGCCTGGACAACGGTAGGTACCCccaccattctttttttctttttggtttttcgagacagggtttctctgtgtagttttggtgcctgtcctggatcttgcgccgtagaccaggctggcctcgaactcacagagatccgccttgctctgcctcccgagagctgggattaaaggtgtgcgccaccaccgcccggcttccctcACCATTCCTTTCCGAGAGCACCCCAGGATCTGGGACGTCATAGATGTCCTGATCATACAAGTCTGTGTCCGTAACCAAGTTGTCACCCTCTAACGCAAAGAGGTTGCTTGCGTTTAACATCAGGCCCTCCACGTCTGCCCTGGACAGTCCCAGAAGTGCGACCTGTAACAGCTCTTGAGACTAAGTAACGGAAAGGCAGTAGCTGTTGCTAAGATACCAGACGCTGCCGGCCCCGCCCCATGACGCAGGCCCCGCCCCCCAAAACTCCCAAGTTCCGTCTAAGTCACAGAAACTTTTATTGGAAAGGAATGAGCTGCAGCAAAGTGACACTCAGTGCATGTGGCCCACCTGGTAAGGTGGGGGGCAAAAGTGGGCACCAGGGGCTGGTCCAAGACCAGACCCCATAAAACACTGCGCACCGCTTACAGGGCTTCAAGTCCTGGCCCTTAGAGCTGGAGTGTACAGGCCCAgtaagaaatacaaaaataaactctGTGGTCCAGCTGTCCTGTCTGTGGCCGACTGCTGGTGCAGAGCAGTCACTTTTCGATCAGGCCCTGTGCTGTTTAATCCAGCCACAGCATGGGCAGTGAAAGCCTGCAGGGGTGAGTGGACATCCACAGGCTGAAACCAAAGGGCTAGGCAGGTATAGCCTTGGGCAGCGCCAGGATGGTGGCAGTGCCAGGGCGTAGCCAGCATCAAGGGAGGCTCTGGAGCTCCTCAGGTAGACGGGTCCAGGCATTGGTCGAAGCTGGATGAAGCTGAGACCTCCGCTTTTCCTCATCACATACAGATCACTGGAACCCTAGGCAGAAGTTGGCACACAGTAGGACATCAGGAGGTACCACCCAGACTAGGCAGAGGACCCTGATGTGTCCCACCCACTCCAGGCTCTAGAGGTGGGGCCGTGGCTGCAGCCTCCACCACTTCCCCCACACCTGTCTTCCTCCATGGTGCTGGTCTCCTCCGCCCTGCCCtcactgcctccacctccactcTCTTCATCAACCTCTTCTGCTCCCAGTTCCAAGTCCAGTGCATTGCCTGCCTCTGAGGGTGTGTAGGTGGAACCACTGGGTGGGGATAGAAACATCAGTCTTAGGACCACCTATCCCAGGCCTTCCCAGGGAGGACAGACCCAGTTAAGGAAAGGTGTGAGAtgaacaaggggctggagagagggaggtggCAATGGTACCAACCTGATGGAGCGGCAGCTAAAAAAGACAATTCGTTTAAGACGTTTGttgtaaaagaaataattgaatGACCAGAGGCTTCCATCTTCCCCAAAGGGGTCTGAATCCAGATCTGGGTTATAGCTGAAGAGTGAGAAAAGCAGAAGTAATGAGGctcccactgccacacacacctgccacGTCTACCTGCAAAGATGTGGGCCCACCTGTAGATGTCACATTCGGCTAAGCAGATTTCCTCATCCACTGCATTCCACAGCTGTGGCTTCAGGGCCTTGAAGTCTTCCCGAACAGCTGAGAACAGGCTACAGTTGACTGCATTAACCACCTACAGTAGGTTACAGTCAGGGATGACAAGGGTCCAGGGCAGCAGGTAGAACCCAGGAACCTACTCAATGGAGAGGGCAACGGGAATGACTACAGGTTTggggtccctcttcccagccttACCCAGCTGAGGCTGGGCTCCCGGCTGAACTCATGACTCCTGGCTGTGCTGAAGTCATAGTCTGGCCGGAAGGACTCGTTGAGTGTAGCGATCAGATAGAAGAGAGTCTTGCGGCTGCACTTGTCACTTAGCGGGCTTTCGTCCTCACCACCTTGGCTCTTGCTCAGTCTACACAGAGATAAATGTCAACCTTGCTCACCATCCCCCGTACCTCAGAAGGGAGGCTCCGTCTCAGCTTACCTGCTGGGACTGAGGCCTGAAGTCTGAGGCGGGGACAGTGCCTCCAACACATGGGGCTGGCCCTCCTGGCAGAACTGCTTGAACATGTGTTTATTGTCTCCTGCCATCTTACATGAGTAGCTTTCAATCCTGTAAAACGCAGACAGGAGCATGGAGCATGCTAACCCTGAGGATTTAACTCAGGGGCCAAGATGGCGACCTCTGAGAATCTGGTCCCCAGAGCTTCCAGACTGACCTGCCAATAATATGGGCATCTCCAGTCTCCACTGTCAACTGTGAGTTGATGGCCTCAAAGCTGGAGTTCTCCAGTAGCTTCATGTCCTTTGGGAGGGGACTTCGTGTGCCAGAGGGACTAGTGCAGTGCTCCCTGAGAATGTGGGAAACCAGGTGTGGCTACCTAGCTCCAAAAGATTCTGCCTTCAGTCTTCCCACCCACTAGTAGAGTACTGTTTGCGGCTGGATCTAGCTGAGTCCATCATGTAGCTCCTCTCCCTACCTTTACCTGAGCACTCAGCATTGTTGAGGAAACGATCCTGTTACCTTGTTACCTGAGGATGGCAAGACCAGATTCCAACTCAACTCCAACTCCTCCTACATGGTACAAGAGTCCTGGAGCTGGATGGGGGGCCCCCACCCTGTATTCTGCTCACTCTGGAACTGCTGGAGAATCAAtcaatatttctctctctgtgtctgtctctcgaTGTTTCCCACCCCCATCGGCACTCTGCAGTCACTCTCAGACCGTACTAACATCTTcaatcagggtaagaacctgcaatccggccgggcggtggtggcgcatgcctttaatcccagcactcgggaggcagagccaggcggatctctgtgagttcgaggccagcctgggctaccaagtgagttccaggaaaggcgcaaagctacacagagaaaccctgtctcgaaaaacaaaaaaaaccaaaaacaaacaaacaaacaaacaaacaaaaagaacctgCAATCCGGTTCGGCGGAACCGGGTACCTGTGGCTTGAGCCCTGAGGGTCACCTGTATGAGCGCCCTTCCCCAGATTGCTTCGTTGCTTCCTGGCGAGAAGAGTAAACCCATGAGTTCTTCAGTTCTATTTGCAAATATGCCTGATTCTCTCTTTGTACGCCAAAGTGCGTAGGACGGCCCCACCGCCTCCACTGGCTCAGCCCAGCAGTCTCCTGGCATTGCTGCCTCGGGAGCAGAGAGGCACCAGTAGATTCGTACGGGAAAACTACAAGCCCCAGGAGGCAGCACACCAAGAGAGGCGCTCTAGCCAGGCGGCAGCAAAACTACAAGTCCCATGAGGCAGTGCAGAGCGCGAGACCTGCCGGGGACTGTGGTTCCCGCAGTCCGGGACCGCTCGGAGCACAAGGCGGACACCCACCTGCCAGGAATGGGCTAGATCAAGCCAGGCTAGCCGAGTTGCTTAGCGTCGGTGCTGAGATGACGGCGGCGCGGGCTGCGCGCGGCGCGAGTTCCTCAGGACTGGAGGGCGGCGCCGCGGCCTCCACTCGGGCCGCACTGTATCCGGGGGAAGAAGCTTCGTGGCGGCGTCCCGTTACTCCAGGCCCTGCCGGCCCATACGGGCTGCAGCCGCGACATAGCCTCGCCCCCCTGCAGTACCCACTTTTGCGACTGACCTGCCGCGGACCACCACAGATCGCACCAAACAGCGAACGAAACAGCGACCTCCGCCTCCCCCGGCCCGACAACAACAAGCGTCCGACAGGCCCGGCCCCACTCCTCTGAATGGTCCGCTCCAACCTCAGGGTCCAGACCGCGACATACCATTGGAGGAATCCTCCGTCACTCAGACTTGTCTTTCACTTCTACTGGTCGTGTAGCTTGTCTGTCTCGCCCTCGCTTACGAACCCGCCTCCCCTCTTAGTGTTCATTGGTTAGGGCAttcccgccccgcccccgggcCAACCCTGTTCTCAGAGTGGTACAGACTCACCaagtgtgtctggtgtgtgtatgtgcggtTTGTTTGTGTAGATTGGCGCCCTTCTCCAATCGGGTACTGGTGTTGTCTTACGTCGGACAGCAGCTGTCGCCCGTTCGAACCTTTGAGAAAAGTCCAACCTTGCCTTCTTTTTGTGACCGGTGCTTGGTCTCTGACACTGTCCCGGGCCCAGCTCAAACGTGACTAGCGTGCCTGGAGATCCTTGGACCATCTCTATCCCTGAGCACCACCGGTGGTCAGGCTAAGGTAGTGCGCGGCACTGGTTCTTTCTTGTTCTCCACGCTCTGGCGCATCCGGAACCTAGGGCCATAGTCTGAGTTTCTGGCCGGCGGAAGCGCTCGACAACTCTTGAGTTACGGAAGCGCTCTCGGAGGGTCAGGACTCCGCCGCGCCCGATATGGCGCCGCCCGCCGGCGGGGCCGCACCCGCTGCAGAACCTAGTTCACCTGCGGTGCTCCTGGCAGTGCAAGCCGCGGTGAGACCTCTGGGCGCCGGGCACGACGCCGAGGCGCAGCTACGGAGGCTGCAGTTGAGCGCCGACCCTGAGCGGCCTGGGCGCTTCCGGCTGGGGCTGTTGGGCACCGGGCCAGGGGCGGTGAGTGTGGGCCGGGACAGTGGAGTCAACCCTCTCTCCATTCCCCTGCCGACTGCCCTTATGCGGTTACTTTTCTTTGCTTGTCTGTAAAAATGGGATTAATGCTTTAAAACTCTCATGAGGAATTGGTAAGATAACAGGCAAGAAAGGCTTAGGGCGGTAAAAACTACTTCtgcttatttccttttcctttgatcTTCGGTGGATAACGAGGAGCCATTGACCCAGCACTCCCCCCCACCTCCCGTTTCAGGTCAGTTTTGAATGGCCCTTGGAGTCTATTTGCTATACAGTCCGTGGACCTACCCAACACGAGCTGCAGCCTCCACCGGGAGGACCTGGAACCTTCAGTGTGCACTTCCTCAACTCTCAAGAAGCACAGCAGTGGGCAGCCCTGGTGCGAGATGCCGCCGCGGAGGGACAAAATGGTCAGTGTCGTGGAATAAATGCTCATTTGAAGAAGTCCAGGCCTCCTAGTCCTGGATGGGGACAGTGAAGGGAGAAGCTGGGCATCTAGGAAGGCTTCCAAGAGGAAGAAAGTGGAGAAAATAAGAGGTTCAAGAGCTGACACCTGGAGTACCAGACAAGTGTGAAAAGGAAGAGCAA
This genomic interval from Peromyscus eremicus chromosome 20, PerEre_H2_v1, whole genome shotgun sequence contains the following:
- the Maf1 gene encoding repressor of RNA polymerase III transcription MAF1 homolog isoform X2, whose amino-acid sequence is MKLLENSSFEAINSQLTVETGDAHIIGRIESYSCKMAGDNKHMFKQFCQEGQPHVLEALSPPQTSGLSPSRLSKSQGGEDESPLSDKCSRKTLFYLIATLNESFRPDYDFSTARSHEFSREPSLSWVVNAVNCSLFSAVREDFKALKPQLWNAVDEEICLAECDIYSYNPDLDSDPFGEDGSLWSFNYFFYNKRLKRIVFFSCRSIRVPVICM
- the Maf1 gene encoding repressor of RNA polymerase III transcription MAF1 homolog isoform X1, which produces MKLLENSSFEAINSQLTVETGDAHIIGRIESYSCKMAGDNKHMFKQFCQEGQPHVLEALSPPQTSGLSPSRLSKSQGGEDESPLSDKCSRKTLFYLIATLNESFRPDYDFSTARSHEFSREPSLSWVVNAVNCSLFSAVREDFKALKPQLWNAVDEEICLAECDIYSYNPDLDSDPFGEDGSLWSFNYFFYNKRLKRIVFFSCRSISGSTYTPSEAGNALDLELGAEEVDEESGGGGSEGRAEETSTMEEDRVPVICM